A single region of the Cronobacter condimenti 1330 genome encodes:
- the tolR gene encoding colicin uptake protein TolR has translation MARTRGRGRRDLKSEINIVPLLDVLLVLLLIFMATAPIITQSVEVDLPDATDSQTVSSNDNPPVIIEVSGVGQYSVVVEKDRMDQLPAEQIVAEAQRRLQENPKTVFLIGGAKDVPYDEIIKALNLLHQAGVKSVGLMTQPI, from the coding sequence ATGGCCAGAACACGTGGACGTGGTCGTCGTGATCTGAAATCTGAAATCAACATCGTTCCGCTGCTTGACGTGTTGCTGGTGCTGCTGCTGATTTTTATGGCGACGGCACCCATCATCACGCAGAGCGTGGAAGTGGATTTACCGGACGCCACGGATTCCCAGACCGTCAGCAGCAATGACAACCCGCCGGTGATTATCGAAGTCTCCGGTGTGGGTCAGTACAGCGTGGTGGTAGAGAAAGACCGTATGGATCAATTGCCTGCAGAGCAAATCGTGGCCGAAGCGCAACGTCGCCTGCAGGAAAACCCGAAAACGGTCTTTTTAATCGGTGGCGCCAAAGATGTTCCTTACGACGAGATAATCAAAGCGCTGAACCTGTTGCATCAGGCAGGCGTGAAATCTGTCGGCTTAATGACGCAGCCTATCTGA
- the tolA gene encoding cell envelope integrity protein TolA produces MAKATEQNDKLKRAIIISVVLHLVLIALLIWSSFDEHINEDAAGGGGGSAIDAVMVDPGAVVQQYNRQQQQQASAKQAAEQREKQALQQAEELREKQAAEQERLKKLEQERLEAQEKAQQQAEQQKQAEEAAKRAQEQQKQAEEAAAKAAADAKAKADAQAKAAEEAAKKAAADAQKKAQEEAAKAAAAAKKAQEEAEKKAAADAAKKAQQDAEKKAAAEAAKKAAAEKAAAEKAAAEKAAAAEKAAAEKKAAADKAAAEKAAADKKAAAEKAAAKKAAAAKAAAEKAATAEGVDDLLGDLSSGKNAPKTGGGAKGSNAAPAGSGNSKNNGASGAEINGYASQIKAAIESKFYDASSYSGKTCTLRIKLGPDGLLLDIQSEGGDPALCQAAISAARQAKIPKPPSQAVYEVFKNAPLLFKPQ; encoded by the coding sequence GTGGCAAAGGCAACCGAACAAAACGATAAGCTGAAGCGCGCGATCATCATTTCAGTGGTGCTGCACCTGGTGCTGATTGCGCTGCTGATCTGGAGCTCGTTCGACGAGCATATCAATGAAGATGCGGCAGGCGGCGGTGGCGGATCGGCTATTGACGCCGTCATGGTCGATCCGGGTGCGGTGGTACAGCAATACAACCGCCAGCAACAGCAACAAGCCAGTGCGAAACAAGCCGCTGAGCAGCGCGAAAAACAAGCGCTGCAGCAAGCGGAAGAACTGCGCGAAAAGCAGGCCGCTGAACAGGAACGCCTGAAAAAGCTTGAGCAGGAACGTCTTGAGGCGCAGGAAAAAGCGCAGCAGCAGGCGGAGCAGCAGAAACAGGCTGAAGAGGCCGCGAAACGCGCGCAAGAGCAACAAAAACAGGCAGAAGAAGCGGCAGCAAAAGCGGCGGCAGACGCCAAAGCGAAAGCTGATGCTCAGGCAAAAGCCGCTGAAGAAGCCGCGAAGAAAGCTGCCGCTGACGCGCAGAAAAAAGCGCAGGAGGAAGCGGCTAAAGCTGCAGCTGCTGCGAAGAAAGCGCAAGAAGAGGCCGAGAAAAAAGCCGCCGCTGACGCTGCGAAGAAAGCGCAGCAGGACGCGGAGAAAAAAGCGGCCGCTGAAGCTGCGAAGAAAGCCGCTGCTGAAAAAGCGGCGGCAGAAAAAGCAGCGGCAGAAAAAGCAGCCGCCGCAGAAAAAGCAGCTGCTGAGAAAAAAGCAGCAGCAGACAAAGCTGCGGCGGAGAAAGCGGCTGCTGACAAGAAAGCCGCTGCTGAAAAAGCTGCCGCGAAGAAAGCCGCTGCCGCAAAAGCCGCTGCGGAAAAAGCGGCTACGGCTGAAGGCGTCGACGATCTGCTTGGCGATCTCAGCTCAGGTAAGAATGCGCCGAAAACCGGCGGCGGGGCGAAGGGGAGTAATGCAGCGCCGGCGGGGAGTGGTAATAGTAAGAACAACGGTGCCAGCGGCGCTGAAATCAACGGCTATGCTTCGCAGATAAAGGCAGCTATTGAAAGTAAGTTCTACGATGCGTCATCGTATTCGGGTAAAACCTGTACGCTGCGTATTAAACTTGGGCCGGACGGTTTACTGCTGGATATCCAGTCGGAAGGCGGTGATCCTGCGCTTTGTCAGGCAGCGATTTCCGCTGCACGACAGGCTAAGATTCCTAAACCGCCAAGCCAGGCTGTTTATGAGGTCTTTAAAAACGCGCCGTTGCTTTTCAAACCTCAGTGA
- the tolB gene encoding Tol-Pal system beta propeller repeat protein TolB, whose amino-acid sequence MKQALRLAFSFLMLWAAVLHAEVRIEITQGVDSARPIGVVPFQWAGPGAAPEDIGGIVAADLRNSGKFNPLDRSRLPQQPASAQEVQPAAWSALGIDAVVVGQVTPNGDGSYTVAYQLVDTGGAPGTVLAQNSYKVNKQWLRYAGHTASDEVFEKLTGIKGAFRTRIAYVVQTNGGQFPYELRVSDYDGYNQFVVHRSPQPLMSPAWSPDGSKLAYVTFESGRSALVIQTLANGAVRQVASFPRHNGAPAFSPDGSKLAFALSKTGSLNLYVMDIGSGQIRQVTDGRSNNTEPTWYPDSQTLAYTSDQAGRPQVYKVNINGGAPQRVTWEGSQNQDADISSDGKFMVMVSSNSGAQNIAKLDLVTGGVQTLSSTFLDETPSLAPNGTMVIYSSSQGMGSVLNLVSTDGRFKARLPATDGQVKSPAWSPYL is encoded by the coding sequence ATGAAGCAGGCATTACGTTTAGCATTTAGTTTTCTTATGCTGTGGGCCGCTGTGCTGCACGCAGAAGTACGCATTGAGATAACCCAGGGGGTTGATTCTGCGCGTCCGATTGGTGTGGTGCCGTTCCAGTGGGCGGGCCCGGGTGCTGCGCCTGAAGATATCGGCGGCATCGTGGCGGCGGATCTGCGCAACAGCGGTAAATTTAACCCGCTCGATCGCTCCCGTCTGCCGCAACAGCCCGCTTCCGCACAGGAAGTTCAGCCTGCGGCCTGGTCTGCGCTCGGCATTGACGCCGTGGTGGTAGGGCAGGTCACACCGAATGGCGATGGCAGCTACACCGTTGCGTATCAGCTGGTGGATACCGGGGGGGCGCCGGGTACCGTACTTGCGCAAAACTCCTATAAAGTGAACAAACAATGGCTGCGTTATGCCGGTCATACCGCGAGTGATGAAGTATTCGAGAAGCTGACTGGTATTAAAGGCGCCTTCCGTACCCGCATCGCTTATGTGGTCCAGACAAATGGCGGCCAGTTCCCGTATGAATTGCGCGTGTCTGATTATGATGGTTACAACCAGTTTGTGGTTCATCGCTCACCACAGCCGCTGATGTCTCCGGCCTGGTCGCCTGATGGCAGCAAACTCGCGTACGTGACCTTCGAGAGCGGTCGCTCTGCGCTGGTGATTCAGACGCTGGCTAATGGCGCTGTGCGTCAGGTTGCATCCTTCCCGCGTCACAACGGCGCACCGGCGTTTTCGCCGGATGGCAGCAAGCTTGCCTTCGCACTCTCTAAAACCGGTAGCCTGAACCTGTACGTGATGGATATCGGCTCCGGCCAGATCCGCCAGGTGACTGATGGTCGCAGCAACAACACTGAACCGACCTGGTATCCGGACAGCCAGACGCTGGCTTATACCTCTGACCAGGCGGGTCGTCCGCAGGTTTATAAAGTGAACATTAACGGTGGCGCACCGCAGCGTGTGACCTGGGAAGGTTCTCAGAATCAGGATGCTGATATCAGCTCCGACGGTAAATTTATGGTGATGGTGAGCTCCAACAGCGGCGCTCAGAACATCGCTAAACTGGATCTGGTAACGGGTGGCGTACAGACGCTGTCGTCAACGTTCCTGGATGAAACGCCAAGTCTGGCACCTAACGGCACTATGGTTATCTACAGCTCTTCTCAGGGGATGGGATCCGTGCTGAACCTGGTTTCTACAGATGGGCGTTTCAAAGCGCGTCTTCCGGCAACTGATGGTCAGGTGAAATCGCCTGCCTGGTCGCCGTATCTGTAA
- the pal gene encoding peptidoglycan-associated lipoprotein Pal — protein sequence MQLNKVLKGLMIALPVMAIAACSSNKNASNDQSGEGMLGAGTGMNGNGGNMSSEEQARLQMQQLQQNNIVYFDLDKYDIRSDFAAMLDAHANFLRSNPSYKVTVEGHADERGTPEYNISLGERRANAVKMYLQGKGVSADQISIVSYGKEKPAVLGHDEAAYAKNRRAVLVY from the coding sequence ATGCAACTGAACAAAGTGCTGAAAGGGCTGATGATCGCTCTGCCTGTAATGGCAATCGCGGCGTGTTCTTCTAACAAGAACGCCAGCAATGACCAGAGCGGCGAAGGCATGCTGGGTGCCGGCACTGGTATGAACGGCAACGGCGGCAACATGTCTTCTGAAGAGCAAGCGCGTCTGCAGATGCAGCAGCTGCAGCAGAACAACATCGTTTACTTCGATCTGGACAAGTACGACATCCGTTCTGATTTCGCTGCGATGCTGGATGCTCACGCTAACTTCCTGCGTAGCAACCCGTCTTACAAAGTGACCGTTGAAGGTCATGCGGATGAGCGCGGTACCCCGGAGTACAACATCTCCCTCGGTGAGCGTCGTGCTAACGCAGTGAAAATGTACCTGCAGGGTAAAGGCGTTTCTGCTGACCAGATCTCCATCGTTTCTTACGGTAAAGAAAAACCTGCAGTACTGGGTCACGACGAAGCGGCATATGCCAAAAACCGTCGCGCCGTACTGGTTTACTAA
- the cpoB gene encoding cell division protein CpoB: MISNFRHHLLSLSLLVGVAAPWAANAQAPISDVGSGSVEDRVVQLERISNAHSQLLTQLQQQLSDNQADIDTLRGQIQENQYQLNQIVERQKQILLQIDSLSNGNGGAAAAQGGDQAQNGAAQATPDAGASAPAASAPAQSGDANTDYNAAIALVQDKSRQDEAITAFSNFIKQYPDSTYQPNANYWLGQLNYNKGKKDDAAYYFASVVKNYPKSPKAADAMYKVGVIMQDKGDTAKAKAVYQQVITKYPGTEGAKQAQKRLNAM, translated from the coding sequence ATGATCAGTAACTTCAGACATCACCTGTTGAGTCTGTCGTTACTGGTTGGCGTAGCGGCCCCCTGGGCCGCTAATGCCCAGGCGCCAATCAGTGATGTCGGCTCAGGCTCGGTCGAAGACCGTGTCGTTCAACTCGAGCGTATTTCTAACGCTCACAGTCAGCTATTAACCCAGCTTCAGCAACAGCTCTCCGATAACCAGGCCGATATTGATACCCTGCGCGGTCAAATTCAGGAAAATCAATATCAGCTCAATCAGATCGTCGAACGTCAAAAGCAAATTTTGCTGCAGATAGACAGTCTGAGTAATGGCAACGGCGGAGCTGCTGCGGCGCAAGGGGGCGATCAGGCGCAAAATGGTGCGGCGCAAGCCACGCCTGACGCAGGTGCCTCCGCACCCGCTGCCAGCGCACCCGCGCAAAGCGGTGATGCTAATACCGATTACAACGCAGCGATCGCGCTGGTGCAGGATAAATCCCGTCAGGATGAGGCCATCACTGCGTTTTCTAATTTCATCAAGCAATACCCTGATTCTACTTACCAGCCGAATGCCAATTACTGGCTTGGCCAACTGAATTACAACAAAGGTAAGAAAGATGACGCGGCGTATTACTTTGCTTCGGTGGTGAAGAACTATCCTAAATCACCGAAAGCGGCGGATGCGATGTATAAGGTTGGCGTCATCATGCAGGATAAAGGCGACACCGCAAAAGCGAAGGCCGTTTATCAGCAGGTTATTACCAAATACCCCGGCACCGAGGGTGCAAAGCAGGCACAAAAACGCCTGAATGCGATGTAA
- the nadA gene encoding quinolinate synthase NadA, translating to MSVMFDPEAAIYPFPPKPAPLALEEKAFYREKIKRLLKERNAVMVAHYYTDPEIQALAEETGGCISDSLEMARFGANHSATTLLVAGVRFMGETAKILSPEKTILMPTLQAECSLDLGCPEEAFAAFCDSHPDRTVVVYANTSAAVKARADWVVTSSIAVELIEHLDSLGEKIIWAPDRHLGRYVQKQTGADVLCWQGACIVHDEFKTQALDRMKALYPDAAVLVHPESPQAIVDMADAVGSTSQLINAAKTLPQQTLIVATDRGIFYKMQQACPEKTLIEAPTAGEGATCRSCAHCPWMAMNGLQAIAEALEYGGAAHEIHVDTSLRERALTPLNRMLDFAATLRLSVKGNA from the coding sequence ATGAGTGTAATGTTCGATCCTGAAGCCGCAATTTACCCTTTCCCACCGAAGCCTGCTCCATTGGCCTTAGAGGAGAAAGCTTTCTACCGCGAAAAAATCAAACGTCTTCTCAAAGAACGCAACGCGGTAATGGTCGCCCACTATTATACCGACCCTGAAATCCAGGCCCTGGCAGAAGAAACCGGTGGCTGTATTTCTGACTCCTTAGAGATGGCACGCTTTGGTGCGAATCATTCCGCCACTACGCTGCTGGTCGCGGGGGTGCGCTTTATGGGGGAAACGGCCAAAATCCTGAGCCCTGAAAAAACTATCCTGATGCCCACCCTTCAGGCGGAGTGCTCGCTCGATCTCGGCTGCCCTGAAGAGGCCTTTGCCGCGTTTTGTGACAGCCATCCGGATCGCACCGTTGTGGTTTATGCCAACACGTCAGCCGCGGTAAAAGCGCGGGCTGACTGGGTTGTGACCTCAAGCATCGCCGTTGAGCTTATTGAACACCTGGACAGCCTTGGTGAAAAAATTATCTGGGCACCAGACCGGCATCTGGGGCGTTATGTGCAAAAACAAACGGGCGCGGATGTCCTTTGCTGGCAGGGCGCCTGTATTGTGCATGATGAGTTCAAAACGCAGGCCCTGGATCGCATGAAAGCACTCTATCCTGACGCCGCCGTGCTGGTCCATCCGGAGTCACCGCAGGCAATTGTAGATATGGCGGATGCGGTCGGGTCTACCAGCCAGTTGATTAACGCGGCTAAAACCCTGCCGCAGCAGACGCTCATCGTGGCGACCGATCGCGGCATCTTTTACAAAATGCAGCAGGCGTGCCCGGAAAAGACACTTATTGAAGCCCCGACCGCAGGGGAGGGCGCTACGTGTCGCAGTTGCGCGCATTGCCCGTGGATGGCGATGAATGGCCTTCAGGCCATCGCAGAGGCGCTGGAATATGGCGGAGCGGCACATGAGATTCATGTCGACACAAGCCTCCGGGAGCGCGCGTTAACGCCGCTTAACCGCATGCTTGATTTTGCGGCTACACTTCGTCTTTCTGTTAAGGGCAACGCGTAA
- the pnuC gene encoding nicotinamide riboside transporter PnuC: MDFFSVQNILVHIPLGEGGYSLSWIEAVGTLAGLLCIWLASLEKITNYAFGLINVTLFAIIFFQIQLYASLLLQVFFFAANIYGWYAWSRQSNDNQAALQIRWLPRAKALGWLAVCVVAIGLMTLWIDPVFAFLTRIAVQVMQAVGLNVTAPQLQPDAFPFWDSCMTVLSVVAMILMTRKYVENWLLWVIINVISVVIFARQGVYAMSLEYLILTFIALNGSRMWIKAARERGSHALAY; the protein is encoded by the coding sequence ATGGATTTTTTCAGCGTACAAAACATTCTGGTACACATTCCGCTTGGTGAAGGCGGGTATTCACTTTCCTGGATTGAAGCTGTGGGCACGCTCGCAGGGCTCTTGTGCATCTGGCTTGCGAGCCTTGAAAAGATAACGAATTACGCGTTTGGCCTGATAAACGTCACGCTGTTTGCGATTATTTTCTTCCAGATCCAGCTTTATGCGAGTTTGTTGTTACAGGTTTTTTTCTTCGCCGCGAATATTTACGGCTGGTACGCCTGGTCGCGTCAGAGCAACGACAACCAGGCGGCGCTACAGATCCGCTGGCTACCGCGTGCTAAAGCGTTGGGCTGGCTCGCGGTCTGCGTTGTGGCGATTGGGTTGATGACGCTCTGGATTGACCCGGTATTCGCCTTCCTGACGCGTATTGCGGTGCAGGTGATGCAGGCCGTCGGGCTTAACGTTACAGCCCCTCAACTGCAACCGGACGCTTTCCCGTTCTGGGATTCCTGCATGACCGTACTGTCTGTCGTGGCGATGATCCTGATGACGCGTAAGTATGTCGAAAACTGGCTGCTGTGGGTCATCATTAACGTGATTAGCGTCGTGATTTTTGCTCGTCAGGGCGTGTATGCCATGTCGCTCGAATATCTCATCCTGACCTTTATCGCACTGAACGGCAGTCGGATGTGGATCAAAGCAGCGCGCGAGCGTGGCTCGCACGCGCTGGCATATTAA
- the zitB gene encoding CDF family zinc transporter ZitB, whose amino-acid sequence MAHSHSHTHDSHAPSPDSNSKRLLTAFLITAAFMVLEIVGGLLSGSLALLADAGHMFTDAAALMVALMAVRFARRAPSARHTFGLLRLTTLAAFVNALALLVITVIIVWEAIARFITPEPVAGGAMLGVAVAGLVANLLSFWILHRGSDEKNMNVRAAALHVLGDLLGSVGAILAAVVILWTGWTPIDPILSILVSCLVLRSAWRLLQESMNELLEGAPRAVDVDQLRRRLLREIPEARDVHHVHAWLVGEKPVMTLHVQVIPPRDHDALLASIHDYLKQHYDIAHATVQLEYQPCRGKDCDLNAAGASVHAHGHTH is encoded by the coding sequence ATGGCCCATTCCCATTCCCATACACACGACTCCCACGCTCCTTCGCCTGACTCCAACAGTAAACGCCTGCTGACCGCCTTTTTGATAACCGCCGCGTTTATGGTGCTGGAAATCGTCGGCGGGTTGCTTTCAGGCTCGCTCGCGTTGCTCGCTGACGCAGGCCATATGTTTACTGACGCCGCCGCGCTGATGGTCGCACTGATGGCGGTACGCTTCGCGCGTCGCGCACCGAGTGCGCGCCATACGTTTGGGCTGCTGCGCCTGACTACCCTTGCCGCGTTTGTAAATGCACTGGCGCTACTGGTCATCACCGTGATTATCGTCTGGGAGGCTATCGCGCGTTTTATTACGCCTGAGCCTGTCGCGGGCGGTGCTATGCTCGGGGTAGCCGTTGCCGGGTTAGTCGCCAATCTGTTGTCATTCTGGATTTTGCACCGCGGGAGTGATGAGAAAAATATGAACGTGCGCGCCGCGGCGCTGCATGTGCTTGGCGATTTGCTGGGGTCGGTCGGGGCGATCCTCGCCGCCGTGGTGATCCTCTGGACTGGCTGGACGCCGATTGACCCGATTCTCTCCATCCTGGTGTCGTGTCTGGTGCTGCGAAGCGCCTGGCGCCTGCTTCAGGAAAGTATGAATGAACTACTGGAAGGTGCGCCCCGCGCGGTGGATGTGGACCAGCTTCGTCGCAGACTTTTGCGTGAAATTCCGGAGGCGCGTGACGTGCATCATGTCCATGCCTGGCTGGTCGGTGAAAAACCGGTGATGACCTTGCATGTTCAGGTCATCCCGCCACGCGATCACGATGCCCTACTGGCGAGCATTCACGACTATCTGAAACAGCACTATGACATCGCGCATGCAACGGTACAGCTTGAGTATCAACCCTGTCGCGGTAAAGACTGCGATTTAAATGCCGCAGGCGCGTCTGTGCACGCCCACGGCCATACGCATTAA
- a CDS encoding protein YbgS, translating into MTLNKLTSLFLTATLTLASGAALAADSGSSTSGGDTGSANAAASAGQVAPDAKENIAPNGVDNSNINTSGTNSANSGVNTGTGTSAGTTSGTAHSTSGEMGATGSSTSGNTNGVQCTGDACPSTSGSTSQ; encoded by the coding sequence ATGACACTGAACAAACTGACCTCACTCTTTCTGACCGCCACTCTGACTCTGGCCAGCGGCGCGGCGCTTGCCGCCGATTCAGGCTCTTCTACCAGCGGCGGCGATACTGGTTCTGCTAACGCCGCAGCCAGCGCAGGCCAGGTAGCGCCTGACGCAAAAGAAAACATCGCACCGAATGGCGTTGATAACAGCAATATCAATACCTCTGGCACCAATTCCGCCAATAGCGGCGTGAATACCGGCACGGGCACCTCTGCAGGCACCACGTCTGGTACGGCTCACAGCACCAGCGGTGAAATGGGGGCGACCGGGAGCAGCACTTCCGGCAACACCAACGGCGTTCAGTGTACTGGCGACGCCTGCCCGAGCACTTCTGGCAGCACCTCCCAGTAA
- the aroG gene encoding 3-deoxy-7-phosphoheptulonate synthase AroG: MTYQNDDLRIEGINELLPPVALLEKFPATEQAAETVSAARQAIHQILQGDDDRLLVVIGPCSIHDPVAAKEYASRLLPLRKALKNELEIVMRVYFEKPRTTVGWKGLINDPHMDNSFQINDGLRIARKLLLEINDTGLPAAGEFLDMITPQYMADLMSWGAIGARTTESQVHRELASGLSCPVGFKNGTDGTIKVAIDAINAASAPHCFLSVTKWGHSAIVNTSGNGDCHIILRGGKEPNYSAAHVAEVKTGLEKAGLKPQVMIDFSHANSSKQFKKQMEVGADVCGQIAGGERAIMGVMIESHLVEGNQSLESGEPLVYGKSVTDACIGWEDTDAILRQLADAVKARRG; the protein is encoded by the coding sequence ATGACTTATCAGAACGACGATTTACGTATCGAAGGTATCAACGAATTACTCCCGCCTGTCGCACTCCTGGAAAAATTCCCCGCTACCGAACAAGCTGCTGAGACCGTTTCTGCGGCGCGTCAGGCCATTCATCAGATCCTGCAGGGTGATGACGATCGTCTGCTGGTGGTGATTGGTCCATGCTCCATTCACGATCCTGTTGCGGCGAAAGAGTATGCGTCTCGTCTGCTGCCGCTGCGTAAAGCGCTGAAGAACGAGCTGGAAATTGTTATGCGCGTTTATTTTGAAAAGCCGCGCACGACGGTGGGCTGGAAGGGGCTGATTAACGATCCTCACATGGATAACAGTTTCCAGATCAACGATGGCCTGCGTATCGCGCGTAAGCTGCTGCTGGAAATTAACGACACCGGTCTGCCGGCCGCAGGCGAATTCCTCGATATGATAACCCCGCAATATATGGCTGATTTAATGAGCTGGGGTGCCATCGGCGCACGCACAACAGAATCTCAGGTGCACCGCGAGCTGGCTTCCGGGCTGTCTTGCCCGGTCGGTTTCAAAAATGGCACTGACGGTACAATCAAAGTCGCTATCGACGCCATCAACGCCGCCAGCGCGCCGCATTGCTTCTTGTCAGTCACCAAGTGGGGCCACTCAGCTATCGTCAATACCAGCGGCAATGGCGACTGCCATATCATCCTGCGCGGCGGTAAAGAACCGAATTACAGCGCAGCGCATGTGGCCGAGGTTAAAACCGGGCTTGAGAAAGCTGGCCTTAAGCCGCAGGTAATGATCGATTTCAGTCATGCCAACTCCAGCAAGCAGTTTAAAAAGCAGATGGAGGTGGGTGCCGATGTCTGCGGGCAAATCGCCGGCGGCGAACGCGCCATTATGGGTGTAATGATTGAAAGCCATCTGGTGGAAGGTAATCAGAGCCTTGAGAGCGGCGAACCGCTGGTGTATGGCAAGAGCGTGACCGACGCTTGCATCGGCTGGGAAGATACCGACGCGATATTGCGCCAGCTTGCCGACGCGGTAAAAGCGCGTCGCGGTTGA
- the gpmA gene encoding 2,3-diphosphoglycerate-dependent phosphoglycerate mutase, which translates to MAVTKLVLVRHGESQWNNENRFTGWYDVDLSEKGVSEAKAAGKLLKDEGYSFDFAYTSVLKRAIHTLWNILDGLDQAWLPVEKSWKLNERHYGALQGLNKAETAEKYGDDQVKQWRRGFAVTPPALTKDDERFPGHDPRYAKLTEQELPLTESLALTIDRVIPYWNETILPRLKSGERVIIAAHGNSLRALVKYLDNMSEEEILELNIPTGVPLVYEFDENFKPIKHYYLGNADEIAAKAAAVANQGKAK; encoded by the coding sequence ATGGCTGTTACTAAGCTGGTTCTGGTTCGTCACGGTGAAAGCCAGTGGAACAACGAAAACCGCTTTACCGGTTGGTACGATGTTGATCTGTCCGAGAAAGGCGTGAGCGAAGCTAAAGCGGCTGGCAAACTGCTGAAAGATGAAGGCTACAGCTTCGATTTTGCTTATACCTCCGTGCTGAAACGTGCCATCCATACGCTGTGGAACATCCTGGATGGGCTGGATCAGGCCTGGCTGCCGGTTGAAAAATCCTGGAAACTGAACGAGCGTCATTACGGTGCGCTGCAGGGCCTGAACAAAGCGGAAACCGCTGAGAAATATGGCGATGATCAGGTGAAACAGTGGCGTCGTGGTTTTGCGGTGACTCCGCCTGCGCTGACCAAAGACGATGAGCGTTTCCCGGGCCATGATCCGCGTTATGCGAAACTGACCGAGCAGGAACTGCCGCTGACCGAAAGCCTGGCGCTGACCATCGATCGCGTTATTCCTTACTGGAATGAAACCATTCTGCCGCGCCTGAAAAGCGGCGAGCGCGTAATTATTGCCGCTCACGGTAACTCACTGCGTGCGCTGGTGAAATATCTGGACAACATGAGCGAAGAAGAGATCCTCGAACTGAACATCCCGACCGGCGTACCGCTGGTCTATGAGTTTGACGAGAACTTCAAACCGATTAAGCACTACTATCTGGGTAACGCTGACGAGATCGCAGCCAAAGCGGCAGCGGTAGCGAACCAGGGTAAAGCGAAGTAA
- the galM gene encoding galactose-1-epimerase, producing MLKETPQLAPDGLPYRISTLRNAAGMVVTVMDWGATLLSARVPMKDASVRETLLGCPSPEIWLEQTAFLGASVGRYANRIAQSRFTLDGETYSLTPSQGENQLHGGPEGFDKRRWRIVRQNEQEVLYTLDSQDGDQGYPGELRATAHFRLTEDNRISIEYRARVDKPCPVNLTNHAYFNLDGEQNDVRDHRLQLFADQYLPVDEQGIPREGLAGVAGTGFDFREPKKIAQDFLKDDGQKRVKGYDHAWLLEAKGDLNQPAAHVWSSDEKLKMTVYTTAPALQFYSGNYLEGTPAREQGTYSAWQGLALESEFLPDSPNHPEWPQPDCILRPDQEYQSITQYHFIPQ from the coding sequence GTGCTAAAAGAGACCCCGCAACTGGCCCCGGATGGGCTGCCGTATCGTATCTCCACCTTGCGCAACGCCGCAGGGATGGTGGTCACCGTCATGGACTGGGGCGCGACGCTGCTGTCGGCCCGCGTCCCGATGAAAGACGCAAGCGTTCGTGAAACGCTGCTGGGCTGTCCAAGCCCGGAAATCTGGCTTGAGCAAACCGCGTTTCTCGGCGCGTCAGTAGGCCGTTACGCCAACCGCATCGCGCAGTCGCGCTTCACGCTGGACGGCGAAACGTATTCACTGACGCCAAGCCAGGGCGAGAATCAGCTGCATGGCGGGCCGGAGGGCTTTGATAAACGCCGCTGGCGCATTGTGCGCCAGAACGAACAGGAAGTGCTTTATACGCTGGATTCGCAGGATGGTGATCAGGGTTATCCGGGTGAACTGCGCGCCACCGCGCACTTCCGTCTGACGGAAGATAATCGCATCAGTATTGAATACCGCGCCCGCGTGGATAAGCCCTGCCCGGTTAACCTGACGAACCACGCCTATTTCAACCTCGACGGCGAGCAGAACGACGTGCGCGATCATCGCCTGCAACTGTTCGCCGACCAATATTTACCGGTTGATGAGCAAGGCATTCCACGCGAAGGACTGGCGGGCGTCGCGGGTACCGGGTTTGATTTCCGCGAACCGAAGAAAATCGCTCAGGATTTCTTAAAAGACGACGGTCAGAAACGGGTGAAGGGTTACGATCACGCCTGGCTGCTGGAGGCGAAAGGCGACCTGAACCAACCCGCAGCGCACGTCTGGTCGAGCGATGAAAAGCTCAAAATGACGGTCTATACGACTGCGCCTGCGCTGCAATTCTATTCCGGTAACTATCTGGAAGGTACGCCCGCCCGCGAACAGGGCACCTACAGCGCCTGGCAAGGGCTGGCGCTGGAGAGCGAATTCCTGCCGGACAGCCCGAATCACCCGGAATGGCCGCAACCGGATTGCATTTTGCGTCCGGACCAGGAATACCAGAGCATCACGCAGTATCACTTTATTCCTCAGTGA